The Vanessa cardui chromosome 2, ilVanCard2.1, whole genome shotgun sequence genome contains the following window.
tacagatgacaaggttgtaaatgttatatcatcgatatttgatagaaccggataatagaggacgtttttggtgtgatacaaatttttctagactatagaaatttaattaaaattttcatcgtaccaactttacatcgagattacaccaaaaaaacattctcataaatcatatctgtttccggattcaaaaaaaagaagatatgaagtttatgggtgttatgaccaatctgcagcctatcgagaacatcattgacgaatattaaatgaaataattttaagtatttgattagatctctcatatttcttgattatttgtacattgtatcggtaattaattacaaaatgaaaaattaaaaaaatatttttctacgactaatgcccagcgaagcgggcgggtatagctagttattaatataaatagatacaaatcttcatctttatatattatcacaTCCGTCTTAGTGGAATGAATATCctctactaatatttattaattattattaattaatcaatccCTATACAATGTTACGTTGTCACACAAAACATATTgctttatctaaattatttactacttGTATTTAATCTAatgattaaatacaataaacttattattaattaatattttttagttcaaACAACTACGTAATAACTCAAAGCACTGAATAATTATTTGAGATGAACGAcattttcatcatcattatgttcatcatcataatcattatcattaatgaTCATGatgtatgtaatgataatgatgttgATAATGTTGTCAATTATGATGTTGATGTCGATGGTGATGTTGGTATTAATGAAACATAAACTACTACTTATTATTCACATTGCAAATGTTTTCACATACCTGCGGTTTCCAAGCTTTCCTTGATCATTAATACGCTGTCATTTTGATCAGAAGCTAATGGCAATGACGAAGCAAAGCCTAGAAGTGCTAGAAATATAAGTTCCGTACGCATCTTTGCACCTGCAATCAAATCATTAGTTTGAATAACAACTAATTTGACTTTGATAGGTTATCTATAACATATCTTCCTATCCTTCACATAATTAGACACCAGTCGTAAGTAATATGAGTCATGGATAAATTCATTCGCaaatgatattgtttttttcaaatgaatgaaataattactgaaGTATTTACTAAAGCAGTTATTACTTAGAGACGTTTGTGAAACGAAAAtgcatgttttatatttactagcgatccgccccggctacgtatgggtgcaatgctaatactaaatatactgtgtttatttacgacatcacaaacttataaaattatcagtatctctttactttactatccatatattataaatacccttcttctagaatcactctatctattaaaaaaactacatcaaaatcagttgtgtcatattaaagatctaagcatacatagggacagacaacggtaagcgactttgttttatactatgtaattattaccATTCATGCAAACTTATTTATTCGTTAAAATTCATCTATGTCTATGTCCtatatacaagtatatatttatataggacATAGACATAGGTCTAAGTTAATATATTAGTCAACCAAACGATGTGGTGttagatataaatacttaagttaaaaataagacttacaaaattttaatttattacttaccaAAGCAATCACAGTACGCGTTAACACAGTGACATTAATATTAGTTAATGATAACGACAATCAATATAATCTAGTATTATCAGTTAAGAATGgtattaagacaaaaaaaatcgACAAATCGTAAAACGAGTTATTTCAAATCTCACTTTGATTGCAGCATATTAATCGTGATATCGCgaaggaatataaaaataaatgaaagatagctaaataattttaatattgattttcatttttgaacCCAGATGgctcagtagttagaacgcgtacatgttaaccgatgattgcgggttcaaacccaggcgagtaCCACTGtctattcacgtgcttaatttttatttataattcaattatagtttttatatttcaatttcacaTTTTACCCAAGACACACTGGTGCATCGTACAAAACTAACGGCATCGCTTGTAACGTGGATTTGCTATTAACTATTggatttacattacatttacatataaaagACCAACCCAATTTACCCATTAAACCAGAATATAACAAGTGTTACAACTCAGATAAGCTTACACGAACCTATAATATAGAACTAGTGTGTTGCTTCTAAACGTATCAGATATACATATCCCGCAAATTTTATAGCCAAAAACGAAGTATTCCTAATTCAAAAAAGCTATAATAAgaactagctgttacccgcagttttgctcgcgtagaatatAATAACACTCCTTAGTGGACgatatgatataaaatgtttagATCAACATTCTAAAAATGACAATTCTTTCATATAAGCTTTCATCCCTTTTCAACCCTTTACGCcacttttattacaattaacaaGTACATACCTTTCCCAGACTATTTGTAAAccaaatttcgttgaaatcgaTCCAATGGTTTAGCCATGAAGGCGAggcagacagatagacagatagacagatatactgtcgcctttataatattagcatggATATGGATTTTTGTTACGCATAGTTATAACCGCaacataataaagttaatattgagttaataagttaatataaataaaataaaaaaacaaaaattacccCGGTTAATAAGATAGATCAGAAGAACCAGCAAgtatattttagtcaattatataactattttctCCTGGCACGGGAGCATACTGCACTCAAAAGGAGAAGTCAACCTTTGTAAAGTTAATGAAGTGTTTTCTTACTGatgaaataagttattttattttatttttatttattttatttatatccgtTTGACTGATTCTGGTCATCACATTCTCAACATGGACAAGACACCTGCACAAGAAATATCATAGTGCACAAATGTTAGCACAAACACAGAAACACTTTCACCATACAAGGTATGAATAGAGAAATTAGACATACATAGGATCTACTGACGTTATTTCGGCTTCCACGGTAATTGGTATTCACGGATTCAAAACTTTATTCAGAATTTTATGGCAGGAACATCCAACGACTTAAAAGTTTACTATCAATAGCCTTATGAGTTACTTGCTAATTGAACGATGCAGTTGTATCGACtgtatacaattaaatgttAGACCGTGTAGGACATTATATTCCCTTAATCTATATACAatcatgttaaatataataacagtatCGGAAACTTGGTGCTATATGTTTATCTTAGCTTCTCacgtttattcaataatttacatagatgttatcaatattatgaatatacgtaatattgtttttaaaaatattgaaaggcGAATCccgtatgaaatattttaattccaagtttattaataatagccTCGAACTACAAGATTACTTATAGCCCATATAACTATTTTTGGGGAATAAAAACTACTTAGATGTCTGTGGATTAACGtgttatattgataaaattcgTCAATAAATGTATGCGAGTGTATTTATATGTTGTTgtgttatcataatataattgttatagttAGGAAACAtgacattttcaaatatattcttGTTTGTTTCAGGCGTTTTGATGAATGTTTCTATAACCTTATTGACTTGCactattaacataattatgtaaaaaattatttaaaaaaaaaatgcttcacAATCAGAGAGCGAAATTTCCATGGTAACAGTGATAAATGGTATgaacacttaaaaaaattaaatagtttcctttaatttaatttcaaatatgtatttgGTGTACTGAATAATTGACAGTACTACGAATAGTTGTTAACAGTAGAACATCTGATGGATAGACcagcttgcacaaagcgctaccacTAATTATAATTCGTTTCGTTACACTGGATTCTACGGAACCACAAGCATAAGtcctattatattttgatagaacATATATATTGCAGTTAAGCTATTTCAACACTAAGGAGAACGAATCATTGCCAATAACGACTAAGGGTGTGAAGATAAGTTCAAAACAAAAGTCATAGAACAATAGATACCATCTCATTATTTTATctagatttatttattggcaCATAATGAGAATGTTGTAGTTGTTcgttttgtatatgtatattggtgTGTATATGTGTGCGTGTTTGTTCATTTCTCGATTCGGGCGAATTGATATTTTTCCGTGTATTTTGAGGGTTACATAGGAGATTATAAAGGCCCTGCGATCAAGTacaaaattaatagtaatatattactattaacatagtaatgtattaaataaatataattactctgatccaaatgttaCTTACATTAGAATCAGAAAGTATTTGTATTatggaaattcagaagtaacgaccgcaaacaagacccaagacaacatagaaaactaatgaactttttctacattgactcgaccgggaatcgaacccgagacctcggacgTACCCttgtaaaccggtgtacacacttaTCGACCAGGAaatttatttacagtatttAGAGGTAACTACCGAAGTCACGAAAATAGTATTTGTtgaattattcttttaaataaaaagttttgctTCTGGGCTCTATTATGTCGCagtttttatttacagataaatttacaaatttaactcTTAACACGTGATTATAATGAAGATATTTCTAAAAGCAATTTCAAGAAATCCTCTTCTTTACTACGCATCAGCATACAATGGTGAGCTATATTTTCACAGAAGTTCTCTCAGGATCTCCAAAACGATTCTTGACAACTCCCGGTTGATTTCATTCTGCaatgataagaaatattataatctctttattttaaaagtaacattaGTCAATAATACTTCAGATATATATAGAGATATTAATTGTCTTAAATTCAAAGCCAAAAAGAGCCCATAACAATATAAGTAAGGTTAAGCCAGTTAATGCGTATTTGCTTTATATATCGCACGATAATGATCTGTAATATATTGATACATATGTACCTACTAcgaattgttatatattaccCTATATCTCTGCAGAAGATCAGGAATGGTGGTGCCGAGTAACTGGTTTAATTCATCTGTGTAGTCGTTTCCGAAGGCGTTCAATTGAAGATttgactgaaaataaaatacataaattgtgaattttttttGAGAAACTTGCCCGtagttaataatacaatatcaaaGTGTTAAGCCAAGTTAAAAGCATTTAAAGAAATGATTACATATGTCTCGACATAAAATTTTCTCAGTACTTTTTCTTTAACCACTGAATGCGATGTACGTGAAAACACAAAGAAGATACCTTCTTATTTTCACGTTATCTGATCATATTCCCTCCTCAGTTTAGTAAACATATgctttagtataaaaaaatacactaagaTCCCGGTACTGTTTCACTACGAGACAAATGCAATCGCTTCGTTAAAGACATATCTTTAGAGGTTATGTCATTCCAAGTGTAGGTTAGGTCATATAAAAATGAAGCACACAAAAACTCAAAGATGGATTTAAAGTCGCAATTATCGACTAAGATTGATGTGTTCAAACTAGACGTACTTGAATGTCTCCGATGCTGAACTGCAACGAAACACTTCGAATGGAGATACCGGAGATGATTCCTACAGAGGCGCGAATGTCACCGACGAGGCGAACTTGCCTAATAACGAGACTGCAAGAAAGGTTttcatcaattataataataaataaatgtttaaccaGTACATACAACTTTCAATTGGTGGCAGGACTATAGTCATAAGAGATTCTATCACCACCGCACCAAAACAGCcagttcctgtttgaagggtgagtgagctagcaTAACTTAAGggacaagggacttaacatcttagttcccaaggttggtggcgcattggttatgtaaggaatagttattatttgtatagcaCCATTGTCAGTGGACGATGGTTACCATTTACTATCAGCTGGTCGCTTTGCTCGTTTACTTTAGCATGAAAAGGACACGGTATTGCAGTTCTCAACCCTGGAATAGAACTCAACCAAAAGACCAGAGGAAAGGCGACTTATAAAGGAGtacaaatttatgtttattacattaaacTTAAATGCCTATATAATAAtctttgaattttcatttacgcgaaataatatttaatactgatattctaataaaaattgctattaataataaattttaattgttattcatATATTCTAGAAATTACCCAtaaatacatagtacatatacaATTGTTCAGTACTTGTGCATGCTATTTAACTGCTTCTAAAGACCGATCATAATGACTTATGTGACATAAGtggaattatttgttaaatatataaatatatatcaatcttACCCGCCATTGAATTGAGCACTGTGTTTGCTTCCAAAAACGTGAGCAGTAATACCAGAGTCCtctaaagaaaagaaaaaaatacaaaattataattcatcatcatcatcattcgtccaaatcagtccagccgctccagagattagccggaacaaacagacaaaatgacatacaaaaattgtaaaaaattttattttagtatatataccgtgtatacatatatatacattgagtaaaaaagggccaAATAGACACACCAATTatattagattattaaataatagactTTTCCACATTTTAtacatacttaataattatagattattaagtatgtataaaatgtagtaaaattaTACGTACTTATAGCCAGACGAAGCTCCGGAATGGTAAGAGTGAACTTGACGCTATTCTGGAAGACATTGTAGCTGAGCTGGTTTATGACAATATTGCTGGCGCCGGTGAAAGTGAGCTGATCAATAAAACCCTCGATACCAGTGAAGctgtgaagaaaaacataaGATATTTTCACGTTAGTTAGCACTCCCTGATATGTAAAATGTATAACTGTAGATTTATAATCTACGACACGCCAAAACTTCtaagtattttaaaagaaagaaagaaatgtttattaggacacgagACAcagtaaaaagaataaaaaatataaaaaatttaaaaaaaaaatgaataaaaaactaaaataaaaaaacattaactaattataacttaatctaaaaacaaaacaatgacaaTTAATGTGTCCTAAAaagtgtaccattcagcttccaggTTGGGTTTGAAGAACTCAACGCTGATTTTTAAATGGTACCCTGTGTGGTTGTTACGGGCtgtggtaatattattttaataaacactacaatattaatatacgtacaataaacatataacaatatatcatttttattttttggattaTTGGTTATCCCCTGAGCAGTTGCTAAGGTCTCTGATGAAAATGCTGCCGTGACTGAAAATTATTCAGGACGTCATACTCATAACAGCTTTTGTTAAATTTCAATTGTAATGATTACAATTTAGTACCTCGTTGCACAAACTACAGGAGTGTTGTCTATGAATTTCCTTCTTTGTTGTTTTTGGTTTTGTGGCAACGGACAAACTTTAGGGAAAAATTGCATATAAATTTATGCTGACTATTATCACTCCAATCCATCTAATTAAATGTACTTATCAGTATGATATatcaattgatataaattatcgTATATTCACTCAGTCTGTGCATTTGCACTATAATACCTAATGCGCAAGCCGGATGTCTTCATCGAGAGTTACTGTTATAgtcattataattcattccACAAAATGAGCCTCTAGAAAAACACTTTGAGAGGAATGGTTGATTTTAGACTTCTCGAAGGCCCTTGAATGAATTGGTAAATGAATGCtatttttattaccaaaatTATTCGTACGATTATTTAGATCGCAAGGAGATTCTTGTAATGGACTATAGTGTCATAAAGATAAACCCAAGAGTGGTGCCATATAGTTTAAATACAACATAATTTTGTCCAAACTTACGGCATAACCCAGAAATCAAAATCAGCCCTGTCAATGTATAGGGGGTCCAGTCCAGCCTCTCTGATTTCTCGTTTTATTTGCTCGATGGCCCTTCTAATTTGGTTGGTTATGATGCGTTCATTTTGGGGCGCTGTAACAAATGACTTTTTGTATATTGAGCACTGTCATCCATCCGTAGCAATTACTACTTATCTATAAATCTTTATCTGTTATTTTGATACACGGGGCGTGTGAAACATTATGAGGCAAGAAATAATCCCTATTACGTTCTGCGTGCTTtgtctttcttttgttttataatactatCTGAATGTATGTTTATACCAGCCTAAGAAACATAGTCCAacatcgagctgagatggccctgtggttaaaACACGTACATAATAACCAataattgcaggttcaaacccaggtaagaaccactgaattttcatgtgcttaatttgtgtttgtaaatcTCGTAatcggtgaatgaaaacatcgagaagaaacctgcatgtgtctaattttaacgaaattttgtcacatgggAATCCATtaatctgcattggaacagcgtggtggaatatgcttctaaccgtctcctcaaagggagaggaggttttagcccagcagtgaaaaatttacaggatgtacATGTTAAGAAACATAGTAATCTGCATCTCCTATTTTTGCAATATTGTATCTTATAACATTTAgcacaatttaaatacaaatgtcgAACTAAACAACTTACCAATCTGCTGTTCAGGCAAGGCGCAGGCGCCTGCGATGACGAGCAGAAAAGTGACGATGGTAAACCTCATTTTCAACAGTTACTAAACTGAaatggatataaaatataatataattacatccatactaatattataaattggaaAGTAAatccgctgtctgtctgtttgtgtgTCGCATTTTGACGGTCAAACTACTGAACTGaatgtatgtaaatttgttGTGAAGAAAGTTTCCTCTCCAGAGAAGGATGTATGCTACTTACTATGCGCCACACCTGACGAGCAACCCTTAAAACGTGGATGAAGCTACGGGCGACACCTagtagttttataaaaacaagtagTCGCCCGTAGCTACGCACGCATTTTaagatgttggttgtcatgttttaagcaaaaaagtagcctatgccctttcttggagttcatgtttgcttcgtTCCTAGGGCcgtgccctggggcctccataTGAGTGGGGGCCACACTTTTcagtgagttaacaaataccgagatatagtcaaattataataatcttactacttaatgtgttaaaagttaccgataccaataaataaatcatagcttactgattgaaataaaaacgtttaataatccataatataattataggggtctccacgctcctgttggtctagggcctccactgctttgtggccccagggcctctagaactttaaatccgactctgttcgttccaaatttcataaatatcgGTTTaacggtttggtcatgaaagagcgacagacaaagagttattttcacatttataatattagtatagaagtatagattatgtaaattaaaatgtggTCTGGATAATGAGCCATCGAAGCCGTAAGgaatattaacaattctttacaaaattaatgCCGATCATCTTGAGAACAAAGATTTTCGCTCAcagactcactcacccttcaagccggaacacaataatgaGTATTACTGTTCTACGGTATACGTGATCATAGGGTTGTCACTACCTAACTTACACAAAtactacatttaaatttttgcaaAAAATTTGCTTACCTCGTCCAGCCACTAATGTATATCAATTGTCACAACATtcagtatttatacatatttatttatcaatcacATACACGGACAATAAACAAGAATCCTGATACGATCAATGCGAGGTCCGATACGATCATAAGCCTTTTGATTACAGACCATCTTAACTTAACTGATTATTCTTTGTGTTTTgttatcgtttaaaaaaatgtttcgattaattaaacttacatcGTACACCGTATTacgttgtaataaatatatttttctgtaataaataataaagctacGTCTTCATATTTCctatgaatataaatacagGGTCTATTTATACCTATTTACAAcacttttttatagaatagatcaaaaattattttgtattaaagttACTTAATTCTTACTGCTATATATTACCTTACCTATGGTATAATTAATTTGGCTTATTGTTCCAATGGAAAGCTTCTGGaaataagtatgtttttttttttgttatagggggcaaacgaacAGGATGTTTTGTTTTGGAATATATATCagaactattattaatttcgaaGTATGGATCAAAATAAATcctaaataacataataatacatcCTTCTTGACGTTTCgcttatatgaatattattgcaagGATTACATTAGGAGTACATTAGAGCAtcctcaaaataaaatatgagaataaacagtaaaaataattagtattgtaaatatttaactaacaataattgcatatacattatacagtgagtaaacaaaaattaatcaaaaactaattttaaaattaataaaaataattattatcttttgcctttctattaaaaatatattattacgataaaactttgttaattgtatatattattggtcGCAGTTACTGAACAACAACAATTATATTCACAATAATAAGACTTTTTGTCGCTTTAAGGGATTAAtcgttcaatttattttaaactttatttcaaGTGTATAGCATCGTTATTTCATTGGCACAACAAGTATCCTTTAGCCTTTGTCACGTGCTTGAGGTGTCATAATACAAtcgtaaatgtatattaattgagatcatattttaatatagttaaatCATTTCAGGTGTACGCTACTAATTTATTGATTAGAGGAAGATATGTTATCATTTCGCTAATTGCTCTACAAAGTTGATCGAATTGCATATCGTACATACATACTAGGGTAGCCAGTACTGGATCTGTGTTTATTTTGATGACTATGTTATTacacatgagtcgagatggaccagtggttagaacgcgtgcatcttaaccgatgattgcgggttcaaacccaggctagcaccgctgtttcatgtgcttaatttgtctttataattaatctcgtgctcagcggtgaaggaaaaaatcgtgaggaaacctgcatgtgacaaatttcatagaaattctgccacatgtgcattccaccagcccgcattggaacagcgtggtggaatatgttccaaaacgttctcctcaaagggagaggaggcctttagcccagctgtgggaatttacaggctgtagtttgtttgtttgttattacaCAATCCCTGGTCGAgggatgtgtacaccggtttacatgggtacgccacgtaTCGCTCCCGgattcaattcccggccgagtcgatgtagattatcattagttttctatgttgtcttgggtctgggtgtttgtggtaccgtcgtttcttctgattttccatatcacaagtgctttagatactcattgggatcagagtaatgtgtgtgatgttgtctcaaattcaTATTCCTTGAGACTTTTGTCGTAGTTCAACCATGTAActgtttaagaaaattatatttgtatggaacaaatattattattattatactgatgatatatttatactaaaatatataatatatacaattatgaattaaaactagttacggtataaatcttgaccgcgtggaacagtggcaagaatgctagcagcatttccccgttgaatcgcaattccgatcctctgggcaaaaaacgaaccagccctcctgtcaccagtggaggcaatgaggcgaggtgttatacttttgatgaaaaaaTGACGATGTCTGCACAAAAGTAATATCGTTTACCTCAAatctatgtttaattaaatacaatgaattgcttaaattttattatttatacaattaagcATATTTTTAGTTAGTTACTTTAGTTTtagattgtaatataatatctaaaCGGAACTA
Protein-coding sequences here:
- the LOC124538760 gene encoding uncharacterized protein LOC124538760, with amino-acid sequence MRFTIVTFLLVIAGACALPEQQIAPQNERIITNQIRRAIEQIKREIREAGLDPLYIDRADFDFWVMPFTGIEGFIDQLTFTGASNIVINQLSYNVFQNSVKFTLTIPELRLAIKDSGITAHVFGSKHSAQFNGGLVIRQVRLVGDIRASVGIISGISIRSVSLQFSIGDIQSNLQLNAFGNDYTDELNQLLGTTIPDLLQRYRNEINRELSRIVLEILRELL